One part of the Acuticoccus sediminis genome encodes these proteins:
- a CDS encoding TetR/AcrR family transcriptional regulator, with translation MKAASEVFLAGGPEASLEAVARKAGVGIGTLYRHFPTREALFQAVYRHEVDELVEFADRLAQTEGPVAALRTWLRASVQMVATKRGMVAALAPALDSSAEIYVDSGARIRKALAEMMERAVAAGAIRSGVSSEDLLRVMISLCYSGDQPGWQDSVIRLLDVFLDGLVAPPGDSGGDAG, from the coding sequence TTGAAGGCGGCGAGCGAGGTGTTCCTCGCCGGCGGGCCCGAGGCGAGCCTCGAGGCGGTCGCGCGCAAGGCGGGCGTCGGGATCGGCACGCTCTACCGCCATTTTCCGACCCGTGAAGCACTGTTCCAGGCCGTCTACCGACACGAGGTGGACGAGCTGGTGGAGTTCGCCGACCGGCTGGCGCAGACCGAGGGGCCGGTGGCGGCGCTGAGGACGTGGCTGCGCGCGAGCGTCCAGATGGTGGCGACCAAGCGGGGGATGGTGGCGGCGCTCGCGCCCGCCCTCGACAGCTCGGCGGAGATCTACGTCGATTCCGGCGCGCGCATCCGCAAGGCGCTCGCCGAGATGATGGAGCGCGCGGTGGCGGCCGGCGCGATCCGGAGCGGGGTGTCCTCGGAGGATCTGCTGCGGGTCATGATCAGCCTCTGCTATTCCGGCGATCAGCCGGGGTGGCAGGACAGCGTCATCCGCCTGCTCGACGTCTTCCTCGACGGTCTCGTCGCCCCGCCCGGCGACAGCGGTGGTGACGCCGGGTAG
- the nusG gene encoding transcription termination/antitermination protein NusG, with protein MNKRWYIVHAYTNFENKVREAILAEAELRGLTEYFDDVLVPKEKVSEVKRGRRVETERVTFPGYVLVKCALTDQVFHLIKNTPKVTGFLGATQRPQPIPDREAERILHQVTEEVERPRPKVTFEVGEQVRVADGPFASFNGLVEEVDDERARVKVAVSIFGRPTNVELEYGQVEKMAQ; from the coding sequence ATGAACAAGCGTTGGTACATCGTCCACGCGTATACGAACTTTGAGAACAAGGTCCGCGAGGCGATCCTTGCGGAGGCTGAGCTGCGTGGCCTGACGGAGTATTTCGACGACGTCCTGGTCCCGAAGGAGAAGGTGAGCGAGGTCAAGCGCGGCCGGCGGGTCGAGACGGAGCGGGTGACGTTTCCCGGCTACGTCCTCGTCAAGTGCGCGCTGACCGACCAGGTCTTCCACCTCATCAAGAACACCCCCAAGGTGACGGGGTTCCTGGGCGCCACCCAGCGCCCGCAGCCGATCCCCGACCGCGAGGCCGAGCGGATCCTGCACCAGGTGACCGAGGAGGTGGAGCGTCCGCGTCCGAAGGTGACCTTCGAGGTGGGCGAGCAGGTTCGCGTGGCGGACGGTCCGTTCGCCTCGTTCAACGGCCTGGTCGAGGAGGTCGACGACGAGCGGGCGCGGGTGAAGGTGGCGGTGTCCATCTTCGGCCGACCCACCAACGTCGAGCTCGAGTACGGCCAGGTGGAGAAGATGGCGCAGTGA
- the secE gene encoding preprotein translocase subunit SecE encodes MATNPLTFFQQVRTEAAKVVWPSRRETIITTVMVFIMCAFTSVFFFLVDRILGWGVGQILG; translated from the coding sequence GTGGCAACGAATCCGTTGACGTTCTTCCAGCAGGTCCGGACCGAAGCGGCGAAAGTCGTGTGGCCGAGCCGGCGTGAGACGATCATCACCACCGTGATGGTGTTCATCATGTGCGCCTTCACGTCGGTGTTCTTCTTTCTGGTGGACCGCATCCTCGGGTGGGGTGTCGGTCAGATCCTCGGTTGA
- the rplK gene encoding 50S ribosomal protein L11: MAKKIAGYIKLQVPAGAATPSPPIGPALGQRGLNIVMFTKDFNAKTQDMEKGAPCPTVITYYTDKSFTFEIKTPPVSYFLKKATGLASGSKAPGKEKAGTVTMAQCREIAEAKMKDLNADTIDQAAKMVMGSARSMGLEVVDG; encoded by the coding sequence ATGGCAAAGAAGATTGCCGGTTATATCAAGCTGCAGGTGCCGGCCGGCGCCGCGACCCCGTCGCCGCCGATCGGCCCGGCGCTCGGTCAGCGCGGCTTGAACATCGTGATGTTCACGAAGGACTTCAACGCGAAGACGCAGGACATGGAAAAGGGTGCGCCCTGTCCGACCGTCATCACGTACTACACGGACAAGTCCTTCACGTTCGAGATCAAGACCCCGCCGGTCTCCTACTTCCTGAAGAAGGCGACGGGTCTCGCCTCCGGCTCCAAGGCGCCGGGCAAGGAGAAGGCCGGGACGGTCACGATGGCCCAGTGCCGCGAGATCGCCGAAGCGAAGATGAAGGACCTCAACGCCGATACGATCGATCAGGCGGCGAAGATGGTCATGGGCTCTGCCCGCTCGATGGGTCTGGAGGTCGTCGATGGCTAA
- a CDS encoding metallophosphoesterase, which produces MARRRAEAGAARPPVDRRDDAGPFDIIGDIHGCFDELVSLLKTLGYEVDPLPPGEGLGAARHPDGRRVIFVGDLTDRGPRNVDVLRLAMGMVASGTALAVCGNHDDKLRRYLAGNPVVLNQGLDLTAAELERTSQTFRDAALRLIEGMADYLWLDGGALMVVHAGLREEMFGTTSGEVRRFALYGDVTGEVDENGMPVRGDWARDYRGEATIVYGHTPMTRVRSVNRAICIDTGCVFGNALSAITWPEMRVMSVPAAERYRVARRPLEVPDTAEILPAETA; this is translated from the coding sequence ATGGCGCGCCGGCGCGCCGAAGCGGGTGCCGCGCGGCCGCCGGTCGACCGGCGCGACGACGCCGGGCCGTTCGACATCATCGGCGACATCCACGGCTGCTTCGACGAACTGGTGTCGCTGCTGAAGACGCTCGGCTACGAGGTCGATCCGCTGCCGCCCGGCGAGGGTCTCGGCGCGGCGCGCCACCCGGACGGGCGGCGGGTGATCTTCGTCGGCGACCTGACGGACCGGGGGCCGCGCAACGTCGACGTTCTGCGGCTCGCGATGGGGATGGTGGCGTCGGGCACCGCGCTCGCGGTCTGCGGCAACCACGACGACAAGCTGCGGCGCTACCTCGCCGGCAACCCGGTGGTCCTGAACCAGGGTCTCGACCTGACCGCGGCGGAGCTGGAGCGGACCTCGCAGACGTTCCGCGACGCGGCGCTCCGGCTCATCGAGGGGATGGCGGACTATCTGTGGCTCGACGGCGGGGCGCTCATGGTCGTCCACGCCGGACTGAGGGAGGAGATGTTCGGGACGACGTCCGGCGAGGTGCGCCGGTTCGCCCTCTACGGCGACGTGACCGGGGAGGTGGACGAGAACGGCATGCCGGTCCGCGGCGACTGGGCGCGCGACTACCGGGGGGAGGCGACCATCGTCTACGGTCACACCCCGATGACCCGCGTGCGGAGCGTCAACCGGGCGATCTGCATCGACACGGGCTGCGTCTTCGGCAACGCGCTCTCGGCGATCACGTGGCCGGAGATGCGGGTGATGTCGGTGCCGGCGGCGGAGCGCTATCGTGTCGCGCGCCGCCCGCTGGAGGTGCCGGACACCGCCGAGATCCTGCCGGCGGAGACAGCCTGA